Part of the Betaproteobacteria bacterium genome, TCATTCCATTAACCGATTGCGCCTCCGTGGTTATTGCCGCGACCGAAGGTTTCGACAAGAAGTACGGCATCAAGATCACGCCCACCAAGGAAGCGTCGTGGGCGGCGGTGCGCGACAAACTGATGAACGGCGAAATCGATGCGGCCCATGTGCTGTACGGATTGGTGTACGGGGTGCATCTCGGTATCGGCGGCCAGAAGAAGGACATGGCCATACTGATGACGCTCAACAACAACGGCCAGGCGATTACGCTGTCCAATCAACTCGGGGAAAAGGGCACCACCGACGGTGCCAAGCTGAAAGCGCTGATCGAACGAGAGAAACGCGAGTACACCTTCGCCCAGACGTTTCCGACGGGCACGCACGCCATGTGGCTCTATTACTGGCTGGCGGCGAACGGCATCAACCCCGTTAACGATGTGAAAACCATCACCGTGCCGCCGCCCCAAATGGTGGCCAACATGCGGGTAGGCAACATGGACGGCTTCTGCGTGGGTGAGCCATGGAACGCGCGCGCCATCTTCGACAAGATCGGCTTTACCACCACCACTACCCAGGACATCTGGAAGGACCATCCGGAGAAGGTGCTCGGCACCACTGGCGAATTCGTGCAGAAGTACCCCAACACTGCCCGCGCCATGACCATGGCGGTGCTGGATGCCGCGAAATTTATCGACACCCTGGCGAACCGGCGCAAGGTCGCGGAGATCATCGCCGACAAGTCCTACGTCAATACCGCGGTGGATGTGATCGACGGCCGCCTGCACGGCAAGTACGAAGACGGGCGGGGCGGGCAGTGGGACGATCCGAACTACATGAAGTTCTACAACGAGGGCGCCGTTTCCTTTCCCTATCTCTCCGACGGTATGTGGTTCATGGCTCAGCACAAGCGCTGGGGTCTGCTCAAGGAAGACCCGGACTATCTCGCAGTGGCGCAGAAGGTCAATCAGATCGAGTTGTACAAGCAGGCCGCAGCCCAAGTGAAAGTGCCGGTGCCGAAGGAGCCGACCCGCACATCCAAACTGATCGATGGCGTCGTGTGGGACGGGAAGAACCCGAAAGCGTACGCCGCCGGTTTCAAGATCAAGGCGTGATTCGCGAAAAGGAGGACCATGAACTCGCTCGCCATCGCAAAAGCCATGCTGGATGTTCCGCCGACTCCGTTCGCCGTCGTGACCCCGGTCAAGCCCGGGAAGGTTGTCGCCATTGCTCCGGAGTCCGAAATGGTCGCAACGGTAAAAGCCGGCAGCGAGCGCCTCGCCTCGCAGTATGCCTCGCGGCTGCGCGGTTTGCTGTTGTCAATCCTGCTGCCGCTGCTGGGATTGGCGGCGTTCATCGGCGTCTGGGCGCTGCTTTCGCAGTTGAGCCCCAATCTGCCAGGTCCGGCCAAAACCTGGGGCTCGGCGGTGGAACTGTTTTCCAACCCCTTTTACCGCAACGGCCCGAACGACCAGGGCATCGGCTGGAACATCCTCAATTCGCTGCAGCGTGTAGGCATCGGCTTCGGGCTAGCCGCGCTGGCGGGCATTCCGCTCGGCTTTCTCGTCGGCCGCTTCAAATGGTTGAATGACATGACTGCGCCGATCGTGAGCCTGCTCAGGCCGGTGTCACCGCTCGCCTGGCTGCCGATCGGGCTGTTGGTATTCAAGGCGGCCCACCCGGCGGCGATCTGGGTGATCTTCGTCTCCAGCATCTGGCCGATGATCATCAATACCGCGGCCGGTGTGCGCGAGGTGCCGCAGGATTATCTGAACGTGGCCAAAGTGCTCAACCTTTCCGAATGGAAGGTATTCACACGCATCCTTTTCCCCGCGGTGTTGCCGTTCATGCTCACCGGCGTACGCCTTTCCATCGGTGTCGCGTGGCTGGTGATCGTCGCTGCCGAGATGCTTACCGGCGGTGTGGGCATCGGGTTCTGGGTCTGGGACGAATGGAACAACCTGAACGTCGAGCACATCATTATCGCCATCTTCGTCGTCGGCATTGTCGGACTGCTGCTCGAAAACGCGTTGCTGCTGCTGGCCCGCCGCTTCGAGCACCGCTGAGAAAAGGGAGATCGGGAGATGAAGAGATTCGTGCAACTCGAGAACGTCGCGATGACTTTCGCAACCCGTGCGGGACGCTTCGACGCGCTTCGCGGCATCAATCTGGCGGTGGAACAAGGTGAATTCGTTTCCATCATCGGCCATTCCGGCTGCGGCAAGTCGACACTGCTCAACCTGGTGGCGGGATTGCTGGAGACCCGCGACGGCGTCCTGCTCTGCGCCGGACGCGAAATCGCCGGCCCCGGTCCGGATCGGGCGATGGTGTTCCAGAACCATTCTCTGCTGCCGTGGCTGACCTGTTTTGGCAACGTTTATCTGGCCGTGGAACGCGTGTTCGGAGCCAGGGAAAGCAAGGCGCAGCTCAAGGATCGTGCACGGGCTGCGCTCGCACTGGTACACCTGAGCCACGCGCAGGACAGGCATCCCCACGAGATCTCCGGAGGCATGAAGCAGCGGGTTGGCATCGCCCGGGCGCTATCCATGCAGCCCAAGGTTCTGTTGCTGGACGAACCTTTTGGCGCGCTGGATGCGCTTACCCGTGCGCACCTGCAGGACGAGTTGATGCGCATCGTTGCCGAAACCGGCAGTACGGTAATGATGGTTACGCACGACGTCGACGAGGCGGTTTTGCTCTCCGATCGCGTGGTGATGATGACCAACGGTCCGGCCGCTACCATCGGCGAGATCGTATCCGTGGATTTGCCGCGGCCGCGGGAACGCCTCAAGCTCGCCAACCACGCCGTCTACATGGAGTATCGTCATCAGGTGCTGGAGTTTCTCTACCAGAAGCAGATGCGTCCGGCCGCATGAGCGGCGTACGGGCGGGTCCTCGGGCCATGCACATTTCGGCCGCCGGCGCACTGACTGCTGATGTTCGCTGGCGTGGAATTAGCGACGGATTGTGGCGATGCTGCGTGTGATGGTAGTGGATGAAGACAACGAGCGCAGGGATATTCTGCGTCAGGGGCTGGAACAGGCGGGACATCGAGTCGTCGCCCAGGTCCACTCGACGATACAGCTGCCGCAACTCGTCGCCGAGTTGAAGCCTGACGTGATCATCATCGATACCAATTCTCCGGATCGGGACACACTTGAGCACATCTGCGTGATTACGCAGGATGCACCGCGCCCGATCGTGATGTTCTCGGCGGACGGCAATATGGAGAAGATCCGCGAGGCAGTGCGTGCCGGGGTGAGCGCGTATGTGGTGGACGGCCTGTCGGCGGAGCGCGTGCAGCCGATCATCGACGTGGCAATTGCACGCTTTGAGGAACTGCAAGCGTTGCATAACGAGCTGGCGAGCGCGCAGACACAGCTTGCCGACCGCAAACACATCGACAAGGCCAAGGGCATTCTGATGAAGCAGAAAGGGCTTCCGGAGGAAGAGGCTTACCGAATGCTTCGCAAAATGGCCATGGATCGAAGCCTCAAACTCGCCGAAGCGGCCGAACAGGTGATCAAGGCGGCGAAATTGCTGGGTTGAGAGTGAGGGTGTACCGCTCGATGAGCATGAAATGTCGGGAAAAAGCTGTCCACGCCGCTCAAGTTTGCCCGCGTCAGTTCCGATTAAGAATTCTTGTCGCGGGGGAAATGGCGGATTAGGTGCGGCTTCGAGGTCTGCGGTGGGCGAGTTATCAGGAGGCCCCCGCCGGTAAACACCCAATCCAATCGGTGTGCGCCGGCGAAATAGAACGATGGGATTGTGACGGTGGCGTTGCTCAACGACGAGTAACGCAGAAGGTTATCAAGACTCGGGCTAACGAAGGCTCGAGCAACTGGATGATGACGTCCATTTCCGGCGAAGACAATCGCCGAAATGGACTTTTTTTTGCGGATGTGAATTTCAACTTTTTAGGGAGCGTGGTAATGAAAAGGCTATTTGCTTCAGACTTGAAATCGACAAATTACACGGCGCTGCTGGTTGGCCGGATACTGCTTGCGGTCCCCCTGCTGTTCCCGGCTGGCCTGGCTTTTTCGGCCGAAGAAAGTGCCGGGTCCTTGGCCGACGCGATTACCGGCGGAAAACTGTTGCTGAATTTGCGCCCGCGCTACGAGCACGTCGAGCAGGACGGCAAGCAATTCGACGCCAACGCGCTGACGTTGCGCACCCTGCTGGGATGGCAGACCGGCAGCTACTACGGCTTCGGCGTCACCGCGCAGATGATCGACGTCGGACGGGCAAACGACAACTACAACGACACCAAGAATGGCAAGACCCAGTTTCCCACGGTGGCCGACCCCGACAATACCGACATCAACCAGGTCTATCTCGACTACACCGGGCTGTCCGACACGCGGCTGCGGCTGGGCAAGCAGAGCATCAAGATCGACAATGTGCGCTTTGTCGGCAATGTCGAGTTTCGCCAGGTGATGCAGGTGTTTACCGGTGCGACGGTAGAGAACAAGAGTCTGCCCAATACCACGCTTTACGGCGGACACCTGGAGCGGCTGAAGACGATTTTCGGCGATCAGCAGGAAATCAAGCTGGAGATCCTGCACGCGGCGTACGAATGGGCGCCGGGCAACAATTTGATCGGCTACGGCTACTTTCACGATTCCGCCAAGACCGCCTCGGTCACCGGCTTTGCCAATAACTCCAACCAGATCGTCGGGCTGCGCGCTGACGGTGCCTATCCGCTGAGCGACCAGATCAAGCTGTTGTATACGGCGGAATATGCCAAGCAGAACGACTATGCCGACGGCGACTCGCGCATCGATGCCGATTACACCCACGCGGGGGTCGGTCTGGGTTGGCCTGCCTTCTATGCCCGCCTGGATTACGAGCTGCTGGGCAGTAACAACGGTGTCTACGCCTTTCAGACTCCGCTGGGTACCAATCACCTGTTCCAGGGCTGGGCGGACCTGTTTCTGACTACGCCTAAACAAGGTATCCGTGACAGCTACCTCACCGTGGGCGGTTCGGTGGTCAAGGCGAAGTGGAGCGCGGAATACCACGACTTCAAGTCCGATTTCGGCAGCATCCATTACGGTCACGAACTCGACTTCGGCGTCACCTACCCATTGATGAAAGGCCTGGTGGGTAAAGTGGAATACGCCAGCTTCCGCGAGGATGACGTGCTCGCCCCGGCTACGGCGCGCAAGCGTGACACCGACAAGCTGTGGCTCACGTTCATCTATAACTTCGAATAACGATTCTGCATGCGTGAAATTGGTGCAACCGGGGAAAAGTTGCACCGTATGAAAGCGGATATATTTCTCGTCGAAGTCCTTGGCGCGGCGGATCGATACCTCTTTTCCCCAATCAGACAATCATTTGGAACTCGTTCGAGCCATTAGCATGGATCTTGCTGCAGACAAAGGTCAAACATTCGCGCATAAGTGAATGGATTAACGCTCGCCGGGCAACGCATGTCCGGCGGGTTGGGCAAAGGCGTCCATCGAACGGGAGACGAATTTCTCACGTTGATGGACGCTTTTTTTTGGCCTGAATGCAAGCGATGGTGAGGTGCGGCAATGGAGAAAAAGCTTGGACCGAATGGCGACTGAGGTCAAATCCACCTGTCCCTACTGCGGCGTGGGCTGCGGCGTGATCATTGAAGCCGACGGCAATCACATCTCCGGCGTGCGCGGTGATCCCGATCACCCCGCCAACTTCGGTCGCCTGTGCACCAAGGGCTCGACGCTGCATCTGACCGTGCAACCGGACGCGCGCGCACTGTATCCGGAACTGCGCGCCCGACGCGAGGAGGCGCGTGAACGCGCGAGCTGGGACGAGGCGCTGGAGTTTGCCGCGGAAAAGTTTGCCGGCGCCATTCGCAGCCACGGCCCGGACAGCGTAGCGTTCTATATCTCCGGGCAGTTGCTGACCGAGGATTACTACGTCTTCAACAAGCTCGCCAAGGGCCTGATCGGTACCAACAACGTCGACACCAATTCCCGGTTGTGCATGTCGTCGGCGGTAACCGGGTACAAGCTCACGCTTGGCGCCGATGCACCACCTGCCTG contains:
- a CDS encoding ANTAR domain-containing protein, translating into MLRVMVVDEDNERRDILRQGLEQAGHRVVAQVHSTIQLPQLVAELKPDVIIIDTNSPDRDTLEHICVITQDAPRPIVMFSADGNMEKIREAVRAGVSAYVVDGLSAERVQPIIDVAIARFEELQALHNELASAQTQLADRKHIDKAKGILMKQKGLPEEEAYRMLRKMAMDRSLKLAEAAEQVIKAAKLLG
- the ntrB gene encoding nitrate ABC transporter permease, whose protein sequence is MLDVPPTPFAVVTPVKPGKVVAIAPESEMVATVKAGSERLASQYASRLRGLLLSILLPLLGLAAFIGVWALLSQLSPNLPGPAKTWGSAVELFSNPFYRNGPNDQGIGWNILNSLQRVGIGFGLAALAGIPLGFLVGRFKWLNDMTAPIVSLLRPVSPLAWLPIGLLVFKAAHPAAIWVIFVSSIWPMIINTAAGVREVPQDYLNVAKVLNLSEWKVFTRILFPAVLPFMLTGVRLSIGVAWLVIVAAEMLTGGVGIGFWVWDEWNNLNVEHIIIAIFVVGIVGLLLENALLLLARRFEHR
- a CDS encoding ABC transporter substrate-binding protein, which produces MKQQADSIPKAVIEKAQSPTRRHFIKHSGVLTASALMGMVPAAVRQGAWAAGSDAPEKTELRIGFIPLTDCASVVIAATEGFDKKYGIKITPTKEASWAAVRDKLMNGEIDAAHVLYGLVYGVHLGIGGQKKDMAILMTLNNNGQAITLSNQLGEKGTTDGAKLKALIEREKREYTFAQTFPTGTHAMWLYYWLAANGINPVNDVKTITVPPPQMVANMRVGNMDGFCVGEPWNARAIFDKIGFTTTTTQDIWKDHPEKVLGTTGEFVQKYPNTARAMTMAVLDAAKFIDTLANRRKVAEIIADKSYVNTAVDVIDGRLHGKYEDGRGGQWDDPNYMKFYNEGAVSFPYLSDGMWFMAQHKRWGLLKEDPDYLAVAQKVNQIELYKQAAAQVKVPVPKEPTRTSKLIDGVVWDGKNPKAYAAGFKIKA
- a CDS encoding alginate export family protein codes for the protein MKRLFASDLKSTNYTALLVGRILLAVPLLFPAGLAFSAEESAGSLADAITGGKLLLNLRPRYEHVEQDGKQFDANALTLRTLLGWQTGSYYGFGVTAQMIDVGRANDNYNDTKNGKTQFPTVADPDNTDINQVYLDYTGLSDTRLRLGKQSIKIDNVRFVGNVEFRQVMQVFTGATVENKSLPNTTLYGGHLERLKTIFGDQQEIKLEILHAAYEWAPGNNLIGYGYFHDSAKTASVTGFANNSNQIVGLRADGAYPLSDQIKLLYTAEYAKQNDYADGDSRIDADYTHAGVGLGWPAFYARLDYELLGSNNGVYAFQTPLGTNHLFQGWADLFLTTPKQGIRDSYLTVGGSVVKAKWSAEYHDFKSDFGSIHYGHELDFGVTYPLMKGLVGKVEYASFREDDVLAPATARKRDTDKLWLTFIYNFE
- a CDS encoding ABC transporter ATP-binding protein; this encodes MKRFVQLENVAMTFATRAGRFDALRGINLAVEQGEFVSIIGHSGCGKSTLLNLVAGLLETRDGVLLCAGREIAGPGPDRAMVFQNHSLLPWLTCFGNVYLAVERVFGARESKAQLKDRARAALALVHLSHAQDRHPHEISGGMKQRVGIARALSMQPKVLLLDEPFGALDALTRAHLQDELMRIVAETGSTVMMVTHDVDEAVLLSDRVVMMTNGPAATIGEIVSVDLPRPRERLKLANHAVYMEYRHQVLEFLYQKQMRPAA